One genomic region from Clostridia bacterium encodes:
- a CDS encoding 2-C-methyl-D-erythritol 2,4-cyclodiphosphate synthase has product MRIGFGYDVHGFIKGRPLILGGVEIPFELGLKGHSDADVLTHAVMDALLGGAAKGDLGVFFPDSELAYHNVYSLDLLQKVVGLLQAEGFFCVNLDCTVVAEVPKLAPYRGAMQVNLAEVLGITPQRVNVKFTTSEGLGFIGEKTGIAAYACCLLKEGEMTDD; this is encoded by the coding sequence ATGCGAATTGGTTTTGGCTATGATGTACATGGTTTTATAAAGGGAAGACCCTTGATTTTGGGTGGTGTGGAAATCCCTTTTGAGCTGGGTTTAAAGGGTCATTCTGATGCTGATGTTTTAACCCATGCGGTAATGGATGCCTTATTGGGTGGAGCAGCTAAAGGTGATCTAGGAGTTTTTTTCCCGGATAGTGAACTAGCTTATCACAATGTTTATAGTTTGGATTTATTGCAGAAGGTTGTGGGTCTGCTTCAGGCAGAGGGTTTTTTTTGTGTTAATTTAGATTGTACTGTAGTGGCTGAAGTGCCTAAATTGGCCCCCTATCGGGGGGCAATGCAGGTGAATTTGGCTGAGGTCTTGGGGATAACACCTCAGCGGGTTAATGTAAAGTTTACTACTAGTGAAGGCTTGGGGTTTATTGGGGAAAAAACGGGGATCGCTGCATATGCTTGTTGTTTATTAAAAGAGGGGGAGATGACTGATGACTGA